A genomic stretch from Pseudomonas sp. MUP55 includes:
- a CDS encoding YeaH/YhbH family protein, which yields MSYVIDRRLNGKNKSTVNRQRFLRRYRDHIKKAVEEAVSRRSITDMEHGEQISIPGRDIDEPVLHHGRGGKQTVVHPGNKEFTTGEHIQRPQGGGGGKGAGKAGNSGEGMDEFVFQITQEEFLEFMFEDLELPNLVKRNLTGTDTFKTVRAGISNEGNPSRINIIRTLRSAHARRIALSGSSRAKLKQAKEELARLKREEPDNFGDIQEIEAEIEKLSARIHRVPFLDTFDLKYNLLVKQPNPSSKAVMFCLMDVSGSMTQATKDIAKRFFILLYLFLKRNYDKIEVVFIRHHTSAREVDEEEFFYSRETGGTIVSSALKLMQEIMAERYPANEWNIYAAQASDGDNWNDDSPICRDILINQIMPFVQYYTYVEITPREHQALWFEYERIGEAFADTFAQQQLVSAGDIYPVFRELFQRRLVT from the coding sequence ATGAGCTATGTGATCGACCGACGCCTCAATGGCAAGAACAAGAGCACGGTAAACCGCCAGCGTTTCCTGCGGCGTTACCGCGACCACATCAAAAAGGCCGTTGAAGAGGCCGTCAGCCGCCGCTCCATCACCGACATGGAGCATGGCGAACAAATCAGCATTCCCGGACGGGACATCGACGAACCGGTGCTGCACCACGGCCGGGGCGGCAAACAGACTGTCGTGCATCCGGGCAACAAGGAATTCACCACAGGCGAACACATTCAGCGCCCGCAGGGGGGCGGTGGCGGCAAGGGCGCGGGCAAGGCCGGTAATTCCGGCGAAGGCATGGATGAGTTCGTATTCCAGATCACCCAGGAGGAGTTTCTCGAATTCATGTTCGAGGACCTGGAGCTGCCCAACCTGGTCAAACGCAACCTGACCGGCACCGACACCTTCAAAACCGTGCGTGCGGGTATCAGCAACGAAGGCAATCCGTCCCGTATCAACATCATCCGCACCCTGCGCTCGGCCCACGCTCGACGTATCGCCCTGTCAGGCAGCAGCCGTGCAAAATTGAAGCAGGCCAAGGAAGAGTTGGCGCGATTGAAGCGCGAAGAGCCGGACAACTTCGGCGATATTCAGGAAATCGAGGCGGAAATCGAGAAACTCAGCGCGCGCATTCACCGTGTGCCGTTTCTCGACACCTTCGACCTCAAATACAACCTGCTGGTCAAGCAGCCCAACCCCAGCTCCAAGGCCGTGATGTTCTGCCTGATGGACGTATCCGGCTCCATGACCCAGGCCACCAAGGACATTGCCAAGCGCTTCTTCATCCTGCTGTACCTGTTCCTGAAGCGAAACTACGACAAAATCGAAGTGGTGTTCATCCGTCATCACACCAGCGCTCGGGAAGTGGACGAAGAGGAGTTCTTCTACTCGCGTGAAACCGGCGGCACCATCGTCTCCAGCGCGCTCAAGCTGATGCAGGAAATCATGGCCGAGCGTTACCCGGCCAACGAGTGGAATATCTATGCCGCCCAGGCGTCCGACGGTGACAACTGGAACGATGACTCGCCGATCTGCCGCGACATCCTGATCAACCAGATCATGCCTTTCGTGCAGTACTACACCTACGTCGAAATTACCCCCCGTGAGCACCAGGCGCTATGGTTCGAATACGAACGCATCGGCGAAGCCTTTGCCGACACGTTCGCCCAGCAGCAACTGGTCTCGGCCGGCGATATCTACCCGGTCTTCCGTGAACTCTTCCAGCGCAGGTTAGTGACATGA
- a CDS encoding SpoVR family protein: MTAKKEHKRQPISTGSEWTFELIQAYDREISRIAAGYALDTYPNQIEVITAEQMMDAYASVGMPLGYHHWSYGKHFLSTEKSYTRGQMGLAYEIVINSDPCIAYLMEENTICMQALVVAHACYGHNSFFKGNYLFRTWTDASSIIDYLVFAKQYIMQCEERHGIDAVEDLLDSCHALMNYGVDRYKRPYPISAEEERLRQAEREEHLQKQINDLWRTIPKRADKNNDKDNARFPAEPQENILYFLEKHAPLLEPWQREIVRIVRKIAQYFYPQRQTQVMNEGWATFWHYTLMNDLYDEGLVTDGFMMEFLTSHTSVVFQPGFDSPYYNGINPYALGFAMYRDIRRMCEHPTEEDRRWFPEIAGSDWLSTIKFAMSSFKDESFILQYLSPQVIRDLKLFSILDDDLKDDLVVPAIHDEPGYRTIRETLAAQYNLGNREPNVQIYSIDVRGDRSLTLRHQQHDRKPLGESTEEVLKHLHRLWGFDIHLETLQGDQVMKTHHVPPRSDHNDNDYGRLDLAVVHL, encoded by the coding sequence ATGACCGCCAAAAAAGAGCATAAGCGCCAACCCATCTCCACCGGGTCCGAGTGGACCTTTGAACTGATCCAGGCCTACGACCGGGAAATCAGCCGTATCGCGGCCGGTTATGCGCTGGACACCTACCCCAATCAGATCGAAGTGATCACCGCCGAGCAGATGATGGATGCCTACGCCTCCGTCGGCATGCCGCTGGGTTATCACCATTGGTCCTACGGCAAACACTTCCTCAGCACCGAGAAATCCTACACCCGGGGCCAGATGGGGCTGGCCTATGAGATCGTGATCAACTCCGACCCGTGCATCGCCTACCTGATGGAAGAAAACACCATCTGCATGCAGGCCTTGGTGGTGGCGCACGCGTGCTACGGGCATAACAGCTTTTTCAAGGGCAACTACCTGTTCCGCACCTGGACCGACGCCAGTTCGATCATCGATTACCTGGTGTTCGCCAAGCAGTACATCATGCAATGCGAGGAGCGCCACGGCATCGACGCGGTAGAGGACCTGCTCGACTCCTGCCACGCCTTGATGAACTACGGCGTCGACCGCTACAAACGCCCTTATCCGATTTCGGCCGAAGAAGAACGGCTGCGCCAGGCGGAGCGTGAGGAACACCTGCAGAAACAGATCAACGATTTGTGGCGCACCATTCCAAAGCGCGCCGACAAAAACAATGACAAGGACAACGCACGTTTCCCCGCCGAACCTCAGGAGAACATCCTGTATTTCCTGGAGAAACACGCACCGTTGCTGGAACCCTGGCAACGGGAAATCGTGCGTATCGTGCGCAAGATCGCGCAGTATTTCTATCCACAGCGCCAGACTCAGGTGATGAACGAGGGTTGGGCGACGTTCTGGCACTACACCCTGATGAACGACCTGTACGACGAAGGCCTGGTCACCGACGGCTTCATGATGGAATTCCTCACATCCCACACCAGCGTGGTGTTCCAGCCCGGCTTCGACAGCCCGTACTACAACGGTATCAACCCCTACGCACTGGGCTTTGCGATGTACCGTGACATTCGTCGCATGTGCGAGCACCCCACCGAGGAAGACCGTCGCTGGTTCCCGGAAATCGCCGGCAGCGACTGGCTCTCCACCATCAAGTTCGCCATGAGCAGTTTCAAGGACGAAAGCTTCATCCTGCAGTACCTGTCGCCCCAGGTTATTCGCGACCTCAAGCTGTTCAGCATCCTGGATGACGACCTCAAGGACGATCTGGTTGTGCCGGCCATCCACGACGAGCCTGGCTATCGCACCATTCGCGAGACCCTGGCAGCGCAGTACAACCTGGGCAACCGCGAGCCCAACGTACAGATCTACAGCATCGACGTGCGCGGTGACCGCTCACTGACCTTGCGTCATCAACAGCACGACCGCAAACCCCTGGGCGAATCCACCGAGGAAGTACTCAAGCACCTGCACCGGCTATGGGGCTTCGATATCCACCTGGAAACCCTGCAGGGCGACCAAGTGATGAAAACCCACCATGTACCACCGCGCAGCGACCATAACGACAACGACTACGGCCGCCTGGACCTGGCCGTCGTACATCTCTGA
- a CDS encoding multifunctional CCA addition/repair protein, producing the protein MKIYKVGGAVRDRLLGIEVTDIDRVVVGATVEEMQAKGFKPVGADFPVFLDPKNGDEYALARTERKSGRGYGGFVFHASPDVTLEEDLIRRDLTINAMAEDDDGNLTDPYHGQRDLEARILRHVSPAFAEDPLRVLRVARFAARYAHLGFTVASQTLELMRQLSESGELEALTPERSWKEISRALMEDQPQVFIQVLRDCHALKTLMPEVDALFGVPQPEAHHPEIDTGIHTLSVLEQAAAHKQPLTVRWACLLHDLGKGLTPVDKLPQHIAHEHRGLKLIKAVNERFKVPKDCQELALLVGQYHTHGHRALELKASTLLELLQSFDVYRRPQRFEEFVVACEMDARGRKGLEQRSYPQADYLRGAAKTAREVAVAPLLEKGFKGPELGEALKRERLNALKAYKERQSSL; encoded by the coding sequence ATGAAAATCTACAAGGTCGGCGGTGCCGTGCGTGATCGCTTGCTGGGCATCGAGGTCACCGATATCGACCGCGTCGTCGTCGGCGCCACCGTCGAAGAAATGCAGGCCAAAGGCTTCAAACCGGTCGGCGCTGACTTCCCCGTGTTCCTGGACCCAAAAAACGGCGATGAATACGCCCTCGCCCGCACAGAGCGCAAAAGTGGCCGGGGCTACGGCGGCTTCGTGTTTCACGCCAGCCCCGACGTCACGCTGGAAGAAGACCTGATACGCCGCGACTTGACCATCAATGCCATGGCCGAAGACGACGACGGTAACCTGACCGACCCCTACCACGGTCAACGGGATTTGGAAGCGCGAATTTTACGCCACGTTTCCCCCGCGTTCGCCGAAGATCCACTGCGAGTCCTGCGCGTTGCGCGGTTTGCCGCGCGGTATGCGCACCTCGGTTTTACTGTCGCTTCGCAGACTCTGGAGCTGATGCGTCAACTCAGCGAATCCGGTGAACTGGAAGCCCTGACACCGGAGCGCAGCTGGAAGGAAATTTCCCGGGCACTGATGGAAGACCAGCCACAGGTGTTTATCCAGGTGCTGCGCGACTGCCATGCGTTGAAAACCTTGATGCCGGAAGTGGATGCGCTGTTCGGCGTACCGCAACCCGAAGCCCATCACCCCGAGATCGATACCGGCATACACACGCTAAGCGTGCTGGAGCAGGCTGCCGCACATAAGCAGCCGCTGACCGTGCGCTGGGCCTGCCTGCTGCATGACCTGGGCAAGGGCCTGACGCCTGTGGATAAGTTACCGCAGCATATTGCCCATGAGCACCGGGGCTTGAAGCTGATCAAGGCGGTCAATGAACGCTTCAAAGTGCCAAAGGATTGCCAGGAACTGGCGCTGCTGGTGGGGCAGTATCACACCCACGGGCATCGAGCCCTGGAGCTGAAGGCCTCGACGTTGCTGGAGCTGCTGCAAAGCTTCGACGTTTACCGTCGGCCGCAACGCTTCGAGGAGTTTGTGGTCGCCTGCGAGATGGATGCGCGGGGCCGCAAGGGTCTGGAACAGCGCAGTTATCCACAGGCGGACTATTTGCGCGGCGCGGCGAAGACTGCGCGCGAGGTGGCCGTGGCGCCACTGTTGGAGAAAGGCTTCAAAGGCCCGGAGTTGGGCGAAGCCCTGAAGCGTGAACGGCTTAACGCACTGAAAGCCTACAAGGAGCGACAAAGTTCATTGTAG
- the folK gene encoding 2-amino-4-hydroxy-6-hydroxymethyldihydropteridine diphosphokinase, whose translation MSLTQVYLGLGSNIERELNLCAGLDALASFLTDMRCSAVFESQPVGIKSGPFFNLVVSAYTDLPLMELDRRLKFIEADNGRYAPDRKGLPLDIDVLLYGDLVGNFDGLILPRAEILKNAFVLWPLSMMAPDRVHPEAGKTMAALWRDAQIDQVLAPVAFEWRGRQLTADVLL comes from the coding sequence ATGTCGCTGACTCAGGTTTACCTTGGCCTTGGCAGTAATATCGAGCGCGAGCTCAATTTATGTGCGGGGCTCGATGCGCTGGCGAGCTTTTTGACGGACATGCGCTGTTCGGCGGTATTCGAAAGCCAGCCGGTGGGCATCAAGAGCGGGCCATTCTTCAATCTGGTGGTGTCGGCCTATACCGACCTGCCATTGATGGAGCTGGACCGCCGATTGAAATTCATCGAGGCCGACAACGGCCGTTATGCGCCGGATCGTAAAGGTTTGCCGTTGGATATCGACGTGCTGCTGTACGGCGACTTGGTGGGTAATTTCGACGGCTTGATCCTGCCGCGGGCAGAAATCCTGAAAAACGCGTTCGTGTTGTGGCCGCTGTCGATGATGGCGCCGGATCGTGTGCACCCTGAAGCGGGCAAGACCATGGCGGCGCTGTGGCGTGATGCGCAGATCGATCAGGTGCTTGCGCCGGTGGCGTTTGAGTGGCGGGGCCGGCAACTCACGGCAGACGTGCTTCTGTAG
- the folB gene encoding dihydroneopterin aldolase produces the protein MDRVFIEGLEVDTVIGAYDWERGIRQCLRLDLSFAWDNRPAAAGDDLTLALDYASVSARIQAFAEQSQYQLVETFAERLAQVLMSEFQIPWLHLKLTKPGAVPAAKGVGVEIERGCR, from the coding sequence TTGGACAGAGTGTTTATCGAAGGCCTGGAAGTCGACACCGTGATCGGCGCCTACGACTGGGAGCGCGGAATCCGTCAATGCCTGCGCCTGGACCTGAGCTTTGCCTGGGATAACCGTCCGGCCGCTGCCGGTGACGACCTGACCCTGGCGCTGGATTACGCCAGCGTGTCCGCGCGCATCCAGGCCTTTGCCGAGCAGTCCCAGTACCAACTGGTGGAAACCTTTGCCGAGCGCCTGGCCCAAGTGCTGATGAGCGAATTCCAGATTCCCTGGCTGCACCTCAAACTGACCAAGCCAGGTGCCGTCCCGGCGGCCAAGGGCGTGGGCGTGGAGATCGAGCGCGGATGTCGCTGA
- the plsY gene encoding glycerol-3-phosphate 1-O-acyltransferase PlsY, giving the protein MFWLLAILAYLLGSLSFAILLSRLTGNPDPRMSGSGNAGATNMLRLAGKKLAVLTLLGDLCKGLLPVLIASLAGLTLQQQAWVGVCAVLGHLFPLYFRFRGGKGVATAAGMLLGIYPPAALLAVLAWLLTFYLTRTSSLAALIATPLTLPLLAWQAPAALLPMSVLTLLIVWRHRGNLRDLFAGRERHF; this is encoded by the coding sequence ATGTTTTGGTTACTGGCGATTCTCGCCTACCTGCTCGGCTCGCTGTCCTTTGCCATCTTGCTCAGCCGCCTGACGGGAAATCCCGATCCGCGAATGAGTGGCTCAGGCAATGCCGGTGCCACCAATATGCTGCGCCTGGCCGGCAAGAAACTTGCCGTGCTGACGTTGCTGGGCGACTTGTGCAAGGGCTTGCTGCCCGTACTGATCGCCAGCCTCGCCGGCCTGACCCTGCAACAACAGGCCTGGGTGGGCGTGTGCGCCGTCCTGGGCCATCTGTTCCCCTTGTACTTCCGCTTTCGCGGCGGCAAAGGCGTCGCCACGGCGGCCGGCATGCTGCTGGGGATTTACCCCCCCGCAGCCTTGCTGGCGGTGCTCGCCTGGCTGCTGACGTTCTACCTGACCCGTACCAGTTCCCTGGCTGCGCTGATCGCCACGCCGCTCACCCTGCCGTTGCTGGCCTGGCAGGCCCCGGCGGCATTGCTGCCCATGAGCGTGCTGACCCTGCTGATCGTGTGGCGCCACCGCGGCAATCTACGCGACCTGTTTGCCGGGCGCGAACGGCATTTTTAA
- the tsaD gene encoding tRNA (adenosine(37)-N6)-threonylcarbamoyltransferase complex transferase subunit TsaD, which translates to MLVLGLETSCDETGVALYDSERGLLADALFSQIDLHRAYGGVVPELASRDHVKRMLPLIRQVLNEAGCVPTEIDAIAYTAGPGLVGALLVGASCAQALAFAWGIPALGVHHMEGHLLAPMLEKTPPAFPFVALLVSGGHTQLVQVDGIGQYTLLGESLDDAAGEAFDKTAKMMGLNYPGGPEIARLAEKGVAGRYTFPRPMCDRPGLMFSFSGLKTSALNTWQQSVSAGDDGEQARCDIALAFQQAVVETLTIKCKRALKQAGMQRLVIAGGVSANKALRSSLEKMLGEMKGEVFYARPEFCTDNGAMIAYAGCQRLMAGQHESLAISVQARWPMEQLSPL; encoded by the coding sequence ATGCTAGTACTGGGACTTGAAACCTCCTGCGACGAAACCGGCGTCGCACTTTACGACAGTGAACGCGGGCTTTTGGCCGATGCGCTGTTCAGTCAGATCGACCTGCATCGCGCCTATGGCGGCGTGGTGCCGGAGCTTGCCAGCCGTGATCACGTCAAACGTATGCTGCCATTGATTCGCCAGGTGTTGAACGAGGCGGGTTGCGTGCCGACCGAGATCGATGCGATTGCTTATACCGCAGGCCCCGGGTTGGTCGGAGCCCTGCTGGTTGGGGCTTCCTGTGCCCAGGCGCTGGCATTTGCCTGGGGCATTCCGGCCCTCGGTGTGCACCACATGGAAGGCCATTTGCTGGCGCCGATGCTGGAAAAAACACCGCCGGCGTTCCCGTTCGTCGCTTTGTTGGTTTCGGGGGGGCATACGCAGCTGGTTCAGGTCGATGGCATCGGCCAATACACGCTGTTGGGCGAGTCCCTGGACGACGCCGCCGGCGAAGCATTCGACAAGACCGCGAAGATGATGGGGCTCAATTACCCCGGCGGTCCGGAAATCGCCCGCCTCGCCGAAAAGGGCGTGGCCGGTCGTTACACGTTCCCTCGGCCGATGTGCGATCGCCCTGGCTTGATGTTCAGCTTCAGCGGCTTGAAAACCTCCGCGTTGAATACCTGGCAGCAGAGCGTCAGCGCCGGGGACGACGGCGAGCAAGCCCGTTGCGACATCGCGCTGGCGTTCCAGCAGGCCGTGGTAGAGACTTTGACCATCAAGTGCAAGCGCGCCCTGAAACAGGCCGGCATGCAGCGGCTGGTGATTGCCGGCGGCGTCAGCGCCAACAAGGCCTTGCGCAGCTCGTTGGAGAAAATGCTTGGCGAGATGAAGGGGGAGGTGTTCTACGCGCGCCCAGAGTTCTGCACCGACAATGGCGCGATGATCGCCTACGCCGGCTGCCAGCGTCTGATGGCAGGGCAACATGAAAGCCTGGCGATCAGCGTGCAGGCGCGTTGGCCGATGGAGCAGTTGTCGCCGTTGTAA
- the rpsU gene encoding 30S ribosomal protein S21 — protein sequence MPAVKVKENEPFDVALRRFKRSCEKAGVLAEVRSREFYEKPTSERKRKAAAAVKRHAKKVQREQRRAVRLY from the coding sequence ATGCCAGCCGTCAAAGTAAAAGAGAACGAACCCTTCGACGTAGCTCTGCGTCGTTTCAAGCGCTCCTGCGAAAAAGCCGGTGTTCTGGCTGAAGTTCGTAGCCGCGAATTTTATGAGAAGCCAACTTCTGAGCGTAAGCGTAAGGCAGCAGCCGCTGTTAAGCGTCACGCCAAGAAAGTTCAGCGCGAACAGCGCCGCGCCGTTCGTCTGTACTAA
- the dnaG gene encoding DNA primase, whose product MAGLIPQSFIDDLLNRTDIVDVVSSRVQLKKAGKNYTACCPFHKEKTPSFSVSPDKQFYYCFGCGAGGNALGFLMDHDNLDFPQAVEDLAKAAGMEIPREESGRAHKPRQPTDSPLYPLLTAAAEFYRQALKTHPQRKAAVDYLKGRGLTGEIARDFGLGFAPPGWDNLYKHLSSDTLQQKAMIDAGLLVENAETGKRYDRFRDRVMFPIRDSRGRIIAFGGRVLGDDKPKYLNSPETPVFHKGQELYGLFEARKNNRNLDEIIVVEGYMDVIALAQQGLRNAVATLGTATSEEHLKRLFRVVPSVLFCFDGDQAGRNAAWRALEATLSSLQDGRRARFLFLPEGEDPDTLVRAEGTDAFRARINQHAQPLADYFFQQLTEEADPRSLEGKAHMATLAAPLIDKVPGANLRTLMRQRLLEITGLSGEAVSQLVHSAPQEAPPAYDPGMDYDAMPDYADFHQPQEAYTPQQEWTPKKPGAGGKKWDKKPWSKNGKRGDRDEAYAPRTPVAVEAPTLIALRTLIHHPQLAGKVESADHFANESNTYAQVLIALIEAVQKNPKLNSIQLMARWHGTEQGRLLKALAEKEWLIDGDNLEQQFLDTINRLSAGQHTQTLDELIKRARQPGLSAEEQIQIAKQMRDLLKQNVCTSNPTSAGV is encoded by the coding sequence ATGGCCGGGCTGATTCCCCAGAGCTTTATTGACGACCTTCTGAACCGCACCGACATCGTCGATGTCGTCAGCTCACGCGTGCAACTGAAAAAAGCCGGCAAGAACTACACCGCCTGCTGCCCGTTCCATAAGGAAAAAACCCCGTCGTTCAGTGTCAGCCCGGACAAGCAGTTCTATTACTGCTTCGGTTGCGGCGCCGGCGGCAACGCCCTCGGCTTCCTGATGGACCACGACAACCTGGATTTCCCCCAGGCCGTCGAGGACCTGGCGAAAGCCGCCGGCATGGAAATCCCCCGCGAAGAAAGTGGCCGCGCGCACAAACCGCGACAACCCACCGACTCGCCGCTGTATCCGCTGCTGACCGCCGCCGCCGAGTTCTACCGGCAGGCGCTTAAAACCCATCCACAGCGCAAAGCCGCTGTCGATTACCTCAAGGGCCGCGGCCTTACCGGTGAAATCGCCCGGGACTTCGGCCTCGGCTTCGCGCCGCCCGGCTGGGACAACCTGTACAAGCATCTGAGCAGCGATACGCTCCAGCAGAAAGCCATGATTGATGCTGGCCTGCTGGTGGAAAACGCCGAGACCGGCAAACGCTATGACCGCTTCCGCGACCGCGTGATGTTTCCGATCCGCGACAGCCGCGGCCGCATCATCGCGTTCGGCGGCCGAGTGCTGGGAGACGACAAGCCCAAGTACCTGAACTCCCCGGAAACCCCGGTGTTCCATAAGGGCCAGGAACTCTACGGCTTGTTCGAAGCGCGCAAGAACAACCGCAACCTCGACGAGATTATCGTGGTTGAAGGCTATATGGATGTGATCGCCCTGGCCCAGCAGGGCCTGCGTAATGCGGTGGCGACGCTTGGCACCGCTACCAGCGAAGAACACTTGAAGCGCCTGTTTCGCGTCGTGCCCAGCGTGCTGTTCTGTTTCGACGGCGACCAGGCCGGCCGCAACGCCGCCTGGCGCGCACTCGAGGCTACCCTGTCGAGTCTGCAGGATGGGCGCCGTGCCCGCTTCCTGTTCTTGCCAGAAGGCGAAGACCCGGACACCCTGGTGCGCGCCGAAGGCACCGACGCGTTCCGTGCACGCATCAATCAACACGCACAGCCGCTGGCAGACTATTTTTTCCAGCAGTTGACCGAAGAAGCCGATCCGCGCTCGCTTGAAGGCAAGGCCCATATGGCCACCCTCGCAGCGCCGTTGATCGACAAGGTCCCAGGCGCCAATTTGCGCACCCTGATGCGCCAGCGCCTACTGGAAATCACCGGATTGAGCGGCGAAGCCGTGAGCCAGCTGGTGCATAGCGCCCCTCAGGAGGCGCCGCCCGCCTACGACCCAGGCATGGATTACGATGCCATGCCGGACTATGCCGACTTCCATCAGCCGCAGGAGGCCTATACGCCCCAGCAGGAGTGGACGCCGAAAAAGCCCGGTGCCGGCGGCAAGAAATGGGACAAGAAGCCCTGGAGCAAGAACGGTAAACGCGGCGATCGAGACGAGGCCTACGCCCCACGCACGCCGGTTGCCGTAGAAGCGCCGACGCTGATTGCCTTGCGTACTCTCATCCATCATCCACAACTGGCGGGCAAGGTTGAAAGCGCCGATCATTTCGCCAACGAGAGCAACACCTATGCCCAGGTACTTATCGCCTTGATCGAGGCCGTGCAGAAAAATCCTAAGCTAAACTCAATTCAGCTGATGGCCCGCTGGCATGGCACGGAGCAGGGTCGCCTGTTGAAGGCACTCGCGGAAAAGGAGTGGCTAATTGACGGCGACAACCTTGAACAACAGTTTTTAGACACCATTAATAGGTTATCCGCGGGTCAGCACACACAGACCCTCGATGAGCTCATTAAACGAGCAAGGCAGCCGGGATTGTCGGCTGAAGAGCAAATTCAGATAGCAAAACAGATGCGCGACCTCTTAAAACAGAACGTTTGCACATCAAACCCGACCTCAGCTGGCGTGTGA